A stretch of the Dioscorea cayenensis subsp. rotundata cultivar TDr96_F1 chromosome 4, TDr96_F1_v2_PseudoChromosome.rev07_lg8_w22 25.fasta, whole genome shotgun sequence genome encodes the following:
- the LOC120259064 gene encoding probable serine/threonine-protein kinase PBL19 — protein MGCFDYFKEKLKYKQQRRSTPISATTSNHGTSRSTDSGAGKQTSKSSGSSSSQRSIPALYEEKAQHLRVFDLKELRNATNDFSRLLKIGEGGFGSVYKGLIKPFGSKKESTIVAVKKLNQNGLQGHKQWLAEVQFLGVVEHPNLVKLLGYCSEDGERGIQRLLVYEFMPNKSLEDHLFNKAYPFLPWSTRLHIALGAAEGLAYLHEGLEVQVIYRDFKASNVLLDGEFNPKLSDFGLAREGPAEGDTHVSTAVMGTYGYAAPDYVETGHLTSKSDVYSFGVVLFEILTGRRSMERNRPRHEQKLLDWLKQCKSFSKIMDLRLENQYSMKGAKEVAKIAYSCLEKNAKDRPKMSDVVEWLKQAMQFTDLSGPEESMEEFAFTDSDNEKKVEQASGVESQKRRMLHLAKLNENANAIGMRKFVMMNAANSR, from the exons ATGGGTTGTTTTGACTACTTCAAAGAGAAGCTCAAGTATAAGCAGCAAAGAAGATCAACTCCTATCTCTGCAACAACGTCCAACCATGGGACAAGTAGATCCACTGATTCAGGTGCTGGCAAGCAAACAAGCAAGTCTTCAGGGTCTTCCTCTTCACAACGCAGCATACCAGCACTGTATGAAGAGAAAGCACAACATTTGCGTGTTTTCGATCTTAAGGAGCTCAGGAATGCTACTAATGATTTCAGCAGACTGTTGAAGATTGGGGAGGGTGGTTTTGGAAGTGTATATAAGGGTTTAATTAAGCCTTTTGGTAGCAAGAAAGAAAGCACCATAGTTGCAGTGAAGAAGCTAAACCAGAATGGTTTGCAG GGGCACAAGCAATGGTTGGCAGAAGTTCAGTTTCTTGGAGTTGTTGAACACCCAAACCTTGTAAAGCTCCTCGGTTATTGTTCTGAAGACGGTGAAAGAGGAATACAAAGGTTGTTGGTGTATGAGTTCATGCCTAATAAAAGTTTAGAGGATCATTTGTTCAACAAAGCTTATCCTTTTCTCCCATGGAGTACAAGACTCCATATTGCATTGGGTGCAGCTGAGGGGTTAGCTTATCTGCATGAAGGGCTGGAAGTCCAG GTAATATATAGAGATTTTAAAGCCTCGAATGTTCTGTTAGATGGAGAATTTAACCCAAAACTTTCAGATTTTGGGTTAGCAAGAGAAGGACCGGCAGAAGGGGACACTCATGTATCCACTGCA GTAATGGGGACATACGGGTATGCAGCTCCGGATTATGTCGAGACTGGCCATCTGACATCGAAGAGTGATGTTTACAGTTTTGGAGTAGTACTGTTCGAGATCCTCACCGGAAGGCGATCAATGGAGAGAAACCGTCCAAGACACGAGCAGAAACTTTTGGATTGGCTGAAACAATGCAAGAGTTTCAGCAAGATTATGGATCTGAGGCTTGAAAATCAGTACTCGATGAAGGGTGCTAAGGAAGTTGCAAAAATAGCTTACAGTTGCCTGGAGAAGAATGCCAAGGATCGCCCGAAGATGAGCGATGTGGTTGAGTGGTTGAAGCAAGCGATGCAATTTACTGATTTGAGTGGTCCAGAGGAGTCCATGGAGGAGTTTGCTTTCACTGATTCTGATAATGAGAAGAAAGTTGAACAAGCAAGTGGTGTTGAATCTCAGAAAAGACGAATGCTTCACCTGGCTAAACTGAATGAGAATGCAAATGCCATCGGCATGCgaaaatttgtgatgatgaaTGCTGCAAACTCGAGGTAA
- the LOC120258402 gene encoding LOW QUALITY PROTEIN: metacaspase-1-like (The sequence of the model RefSeq protein was modified relative to this genomic sequence to represent the inferred CDS: deleted 2 bases in 1 codon) → MLMLINCSHCQTPLQLPPGVKSIRCALCHAVTHVADPRSVVPSHSPASSQSFRPSAITIWSTTGPPPSVHGRKRAVICGISYRFSRHELKGCINDAKCMKYLLINKFRFPESSIIMLTEEETDPNKIPTKHNIRMALFWLVQGCQPGDSLVFHYSGHGSQQRNYNGDEADGYDETLCPLDFETQGMIVDDEINATIVRPLPHGAKLHAIIDACHSGTVLDLPYLCRMDRNGQYWWEDHRPPSGVWKGTHGGEAISFSGCDDHQTSADTSALSKITSTGAMTFCFIQAIERGHGATYGSILNSMRTTIRSTGDATGGGPVTSLITMLLTGGSLSSGGLRQEPQLTAGDMFDVYAKPFSL, encoded by the exons ATGTTGATGCTCATCAACTGCTCTCACTGCCAGACTCCCCTGCAGCTCCCGCCGGGAGTCAAGTCCATCCGCTGCGCGCTCTGCCATGCCGTCACGCATGTCGCTGACCCACGCTCGGTGGTGCCATCGCATTCTCCGGCGTCCTCCCAAAGTTTTCGCCCCTCCGCCATCACCATATGGAGCACCACAGGG CCCCCTCCGTCGGTACATGGCCGGAAGCGTGCGGTGATCTGTGGGATCTCGTATCGTTTCTCTCGCCACGAGCTCAAGGGATGCATTAATGACGCCAAGTGCATGAAGTATCTTCTTATCAACAAGTTCCGGTTCCCGGAGTCGTCGATCATCATGCTCACTG AAGAAGAGACTGATCCGAATAAAATACCAACTAAGCACAACATAAGGATGGCACTTTTCTGGCTTGTGCAAGGTTGTCAACCGGGGGATTCGTTGGTGTTTCACTACTCAGGCCATGGTTCACAACAGAGGAATTATAATGGCGACGAGGctgatggatatgatgaaacTCTTTGCCCACTGGACTTTGAAACCCAAGGAATGattgttgatgatgaaatcaatgcaaCCATTGTCAGACCACTGCCTCATGGTGCAAAGCTTCATGCCATTATAGATGCTTGTCACAGTGGGACTGTTCTTGATCTTCCGTATCTCTGCAGGATGGATAG GAATGGTCAATATTGGTGGGAAGATCATCGTCCACCATCCGGTGTTTGGAAGGGCACACATGGTGGTGAAGCTATTTCCTTCAGTGGTTGTGATGATCACCAAACATCTGCTGATACCTCG GCTCTTTCAAAGATCACCTCAACCGGTGCGatgacattttgttttattcaaGCCATTGAACGGGGGCATGGGGCCACGTATGGAAGCATACTCAATTCAATGAGAACAACCATCCGAAGCACTGGTGATGCAACGGGTGGCGGTCCTGTTACATCACTCATCACAATGTTGTTGACAGGAGGCAGCCTTAGCAGTGGCGGCTTGAGACAG GAGCCACAACTTACGGCTGGTGACATGTTTGATGTTTATGCGAAGCCTTTCTCTCTTTAG
- the LOC120258383 gene encoding uncharacterized protein LOC120258383, with protein sequence MIDLPSFKEHVDEYFGIMEQISTVKNLPYRIRFKLMDVIDGRKDEWQRMMKTEQLKNTEEMHIRLRNDETSVINFGPSEENYEDLDVRVVRNEIEFDEDCYILELDPCQSLTTTDLNHKLELADDQEEDFCIVAEKCQVACRDYPHSRHLCCTIPFQHDKA encoded by the exons ATGATAGACCTTCCCTCATTTAAGgaacatgtggatgaatatTTTGGCATAATGGAGCAGATATCAACTGTTAAAAATTTACCTTACAGGATTAGATTTAAGTTGATGGATGTGATTGATGGCAGAAAGGATGAATGGCAAAGAATGATGAAAACTGAACAGCTAAAGAACACCGAAGAGATGCATATAAGACTTAGAAATGATGAAACAAGTGTGATAAACTTTGGTCCTTCGGAAGAGAATTATGAAGATTTGGATGTCAGGGTAGTAAGAAACGAGATAGAGTTCGATGAAGATTGCTACATTTTGGAGTTGGATCCTTGCCAGTCACTGACAACTACTGATCTCAACCACAAACTTGAACTTGCTGATGATCAAGAAGAGGATTTCTGCATTGTTGCAGAAAAGTGCCAG GTTGCATGTAGAGATTATCCCCACTCAAGACATCTTTGTTGTACAATACCCTTTCAACATGACAAAGCATGA
- the LOC120259053 gene encoding SKP1-like protein 14 codes for MAENMVTLRSKDNKEFRVKQSTAAQSKLLKSLIDLGCCTDQQTIPIFEVSSHVLQSLIEYCEKHAELSPSHNTDELLKDWDTNFMKTMTEKEDMEFIGYLLIAANYLEVKGLLNLIADDGG; via the coding sequence ATGGCGGAAAACATGGTGACACTGAGGAGCAAAGACAACAAAGAATTCAGAGTGAAGCAAAGCACAGCAGCGCAATCCAAGTTGCTGAAGAGCCTCATTGACCTAGGCTGCTGCACTGACCAACAAACAATCCCAATCTTTGAAGTCTCCAGCCATGTTCTTCAATCTCTGATTGAGTACTGCGAGAAACACGCCGAGTTATCACCAAGCCACAATACTGATGAGCTCTTGAAAGATTGGGATACTAATTTCATGAAGACAATGACCGAGAAGGAGGACATGGAATTCATTGGCTATCTCCTGATCGCGGCCAATTACCTGGAAGTCAAGGGATTGCTCAACCTCATTGCTGACGACGGTGGCTGA
- the LOC120258975 gene encoding uncharacterized protein LOC120258975 isoform X2: protein MPAIPSMALNEIHTAEKRYEVGREFGKQEAKQRQLRSILNKLTPANFEVLFEQVLDVALVDASVVPDFVSQIVGRAIGEPIYCEMYAELCYLIDGKLSVYYSSDNNIFTVKRLVLNECQKICERDFGVVDEETIKLSEDGRNYDKIKTHIHMLGSIQFIGELFKTTMIPLKIMHHIIQVLLEGYQNPDEKNIEALCLLMSTAGEMLDGKSEKLMDKYFCRMLELSANKKLSSRVRFKVMNAIDLRNNDWQERRKIERPTKIWEMHLACKRHTQYRPYGFTIISQTQLDYDSPVPCVQDVFEEGVLNRRYEHIGRTLSRSSPNDLIRSSHAKMLDPDNPDRLPFGYGSREHQLGPSDVVETQRKLVPSSRTPLVVLHKAERRYEVGRVFGREDAKQRKLRAILNKLTFQNLGKLLLEVREVNIEHIITLSGFVSQIFDKALLEPTYSEVYANFCSCLVNELPGFHRNDETVTFRRLLLTKCQEKFERRDRDQPPVKGGEGEGIDSKLYEVDSKVSEFQGCHQRLGNIQFIGELYRVRMLAEGIMLCCIQTLLNGHQSPNGEDIEALCKLISIIGDKIDHPRTKKRLDAYFVIMEQLSTSQKLSHRIRFMLMDVIDLRQNEWQRIRKTEKLQKTEDVHTIYRNGLNVIDLCSSDENDVNLDDHFVNNTCLDAKIPRKERMVEEDCYILEPDACQSLAADLEHKVALTDDSEEDVCIISEKGQVACRDYPHPRHLCAQYPFNLTNHENSCSQISIPASQVHLDLSKCPVLLLCLR, encoded by the exons ATGCCAGCTATTCCATCAATGGCACTGAATGAGATCCATACAGCTGAGAAGAGATATGAAGTCGGGAGAGAGTTTGGAAAACAAGAGGCAAAGCAGAGGCAATTGAGATCCATACTTAACAAGCTCACACCTGCAAATTTTGAGGTTCTCTTTGAACAAGTGCTAGATGTCGCTTTGGTTGACGCTAGCGTTGTTCCTGATTTTGTCTCGCAGATTGTTGGAAGAGCTATTGGGGAACCAATTTACTGTGAAATGTATGCTGAGCTCTGCTACCTCATCGATGGTAAACTATCGGTTTATTATAGCAgcgataataatatatttactgTGAAAAGATTGGTCCTGAATGAATGTCAGAAGATATGTGAGAGAGATTTTGGGGTTGTAGATGAAGAAACGATTAAATTGTCTGAAGATGGAAGAAATTATGACAAGATCAAAACACATATTCATATGCTTGGAAGCATTCAATTCATTGGGGAACTCTTCAAAACGACAATGATTCCCTTGAAAATCATGCATCATATCATTCAGGTGTTGTTAGAAGGGTATCAGAATcctgatgaaaaaaatatagaagcTTTATGCTTGTTGATGAGTACTGCAGGCGAGATGCTAGATGGTAAGAGTGAAAAATTAATGGATAAATATTTTTGCAGGATGCTGGAGCTATCAGCAAACAAAAAACTATCTTCTCGTGTTAGATTCAAGGTGATGAATGCTATTGATCTTAGAAATAATGACTGGCAAGAAAGGAGGAAAATTGAGAGGCCAACAAAGATTTGGGAGATGCATTTAGCATGCAAGCGGCATACTCAATATCGTCCCTATGGTTTCACCATTATCTCTCAAACACAGCTTGACTATGACTCTCCAGTCCCTTGTGTTCAAGATGTTTTTGAAGAGGGAGTGCTCAATAGAAGGTACGAACACATTGGGCGCACGCTGTCTCGAAGCAGTCCCAATGATCTAATTAGATCCTCACATGCAAAGATGTTAGATCCTGACAATCCTGACAGACTACCTTTTGGATATGGATCAAGGGAACATCAATTAGGCCCTTCAGATGTTgtagaaacacaaagaaaattGGTTCCTTCTTCTCGGACACCTTTGGTTGTGTTGCACAAAGCTGAGAGGAGGTATGAAGTGGGTAGAGTGTTTGGCAGAGAAGATGCCAAACAAAGAAAGCTTAGGGCTATACTTAACAAGTTAACTTTCCAGAATCTTGGCAAACTCCTTTTAGAAGTCAGAGAGGTAAATATTGAACATATTATCACTCTTTCTGGTTTTGTCTCACAGATCTTTGACAAAGCTTTACTTGAACCAACTTACAGTGAGGTATATGCAAATTTCTGCTCCTGTCTTGTCAATGAACTTCCTGGTTTTCACAGGAATGATGAAACAGTTACTTTTAGAAGGTTGCTTCTAACCAAATGCCAAGAGAAATTTGAAAGAAGGGATAGAGATCAACCACCTGTGAAAGGAGGCGAGGGGGAAGGCATTGATAGTAAGTTATATGAAGTTGACTCAAAGGTATCAGAGTTCCAGGGATGCCACCAAAGACTGGGAAATATTCAGTTTATTGGAGAATTGTATAGAGTGCGGATGTTGGCAGAAGGGATAATGCTGTGTTGCATTCAGACCTTGTTGAATGGGCACCAGAGTCCTAATGGTGAAGATATTGAAGCCTTGTGCAAATTGATCAGCATTATTGGTGATAAGATAGACCATCCCAGAACGAAGAAACGTCTTGATGCATATTTTGTCATTATGGAACAGTTGTCCACTAGTCAAAAGTTATCTCATCGGATTAGATTTATGTTGATGGATGTGATTGACCTTAGACAAAATGAATGGCAAAGAATAAGGAAAACTGAAAAGCTGCAGAAAACTGAAGATGTGCATACAATATATAGAAACGGATTGAACGTGATAGACTTATGTTCTTCGGATGAGAATGATGTCAATTTGGATGATCACTTTGTTAATAACACATGCTTGGATGCCAAGATACCGAGGAAGGAGAGAATGGTCGAGGAGGATTGCTACATTTTGGAGCCAGATGCTTGTCAGTCACTGGCTGCTGATCTTGAGCACAAAGTTGCACTTACTGATGATTCAGAAGAAGATGTCTGTATTATTTCTGAAAAAGGCCAg GTTGCATGTAGAGATTACCCCCATCCCCGGCATCTTTGTGCACAATATCCCTTTAACTTGACAAATCATGAGAATTCTTGTTCTCAG ATAAGCATTCCTGCCTCACAAGTTCATCTTGATCTTTCAAAATGTCCAGTGTTATTGTTATGTTTGCGATGA
- the LOC120258401 gene encoding 65-kDa microtubule-associated protein 3-like: MSNLLNDQLLQVETTCGTLLCELQIIWDEVGESDVERDKLLFQLEQECLEVYRRKVDQANKSRAQLRQAIADSEAELAAICSAMGERPVHNGQKAGTLKEELRAITPQLEEMRKKKNERRNQFLVVNEQIQHILNEIRPAEQNRCKNALDESDLSIKRLEELHRQLQSLQKEKSERLKQVLDHLGTLKCLCSVLGMDFKQTVSEVHHSLEGAEVSVSVSNETIERLASAVHRLREMKLQRMQKLQDLATTMLELWNLMDTPIEEQQMFQNVTCNVAASEHEITDANMLSEDYINYVEAEVLRLEELKTSKMKELVLKKKTELEELRRRTHLVADAYNEIEYAIEAIESGAVDASLVLEQIDLQISAVKEEAFSRKDILERVEKWLAACDEESWLEEYNRDENRYSAGRGAHLTLKRAEKARAIVNKLPTIVDALTTKVAAWEKERGIEFTYDGVRLLSMLEEYSILRQEKEQERKRQRDQRKLQGQLIAEQEALYGSKPSPSKPQSAKKVPRNSTGGPGRRLSLGGAVLHPAKHDFHHSTKSTRSTRKVDEGAALSAVSRGLDVAGLPVKKLSFPSSNAREIDTPRQPFTSLLPVNAVPSTPLKPITSITTEEIMTPQTMPIMTPKTPSTVSMPMQVANTPAPVFAYELASGAAERTEDIEYSFEEKRLAVLLKA; the protein is encoded by the exons ATGTCTAACCTTCTGAACGATCAGCTTTTGCAAGTGGAAACAACATGTGGAACTCTTCTATGTGAGCTTCAG ATAATATGGGATGAAGTTGGGGAATCTGATGTGGAAAGGGACAAATTGCTATTCCAGTTAGAGCAAGAATGCCTGGAGGTGTACAGAAGAAAAGTTGACCAGGCAAATAAATCGAGAGCTCAACTGCGACAAGCCATTGCTGATTCCGAAGCAGAGCTTGCTGCTATCTGTTCTGCAATGGGTGAACGTCCAGTGCATAATGGGCAG AAAGCGGGGACCTTAAAAGAAGAGCTTAGGGCAATTACTCCACAGCTAGAGGAAATGcgaaagaagaagaatgagagaAGAAACCAATTTCTTGTAGTTAATGAGCAAATACAACATATCTTGAATGAGATCAGGCCTGCAGAACAAAATAGATGCAAGAATGCTTTAGATGAATCTGACCTATCTATTAAAAGGCTCGAGGAATTGCATAGGCAGTTGCAGTCCCTTCAAAAGGAGAAG AGTGAACGTCTGAAGCAGGTGCTGGATCATTTGGGCACATTGAAATGTTTATGCTCAGTGCTTGGCATGGATTTCAAGCAAACAGTTAGTGAGGTACACCATAGTCTAGAAGGAGCTGAAGTATCAGTAAGTGTCAGCAACGAAACAATTGAAAGGCTGGCATCTGCAGTGCATAGATTGAGGGAGATGAAATTACAACGAATGCAAAAG CTACAAGATCTTGCAACAACTATGTTAGAACTTTGGAATTTGATGGATACACCCATTGAAGAGCAACAAATGTTTCAGAATGTAACATGCAATGTAGCCGCATCTGAACATGAAATAACTGATGCAAACATGCTTTCCGAGGACTACATTAATTAT GTGGAGGCAGAAGTTTTGAGGCTTGAAGAACTAAAGACTAGCAAGATGAAAGAACTGGTTCTGAAGAAAAAAACAGAATTAGAAGAGCTTCGGAGGAGAACACATCTGGTTGCAGATGCATATAACGAAATTGAGTATGCAATTGAAGCCATTGAGTCTG GTGCTGTTGATGCTTCTTTGGTCTTGGAGCAAATTGATCTACAAATATCAGCTGTCAAAGAAGAAGCTTTTAGCAGGAAAGATATTCTTGAAAGAGTGGAGAAATGGTTGGCAGCCTGTGATGAGGAATCCTGGCTAGAGGAGTACAACAGG GATGAGAATCGGTACAGTGCTGGACGAGGCGCTCATCTCACTCTCAAACGTGCGGAAAAAGCCCGAGCTATTGTTAACAAACTTCCAA CAATTGTGGATGCTTTGACTACTAAAGTTGCAGCATGGGAAAAGGAGAGAGGGATTGAGTTCACTTACGATGGG GTCCGCCTATTGTCAATGCTGGAAGAGTACAGCATTTTGAGGCAGGAGAAAGAGCAAGAGCGCAAGAGGCAGAGG GATCAGAGGAAACTTCAGGGTCAGCTCATAGCTGAGCAGGAAGCACTCTATGGATCCAAACCAAGTCCATCAAAACCCCAGAGTGCTAAAAAGGTGCCGAGGAATTCCACTGGTGGTCCAGGGAGACGGCTATCATTAGGTGGAGCAGTTCTTCACCCTGCAAAACATGATTTCCACCATTCAACAAAATCAACTCGCTCAACGAGGAAGGTTGATGAGGGTGCTGCACTCTCAGCCG TCAGCAGGGGTCTGGATGTTGCTGGTCTTCCAGTGAAGAAGCTTTCCTTCCCATCATCCAATGCCCGTGAAATCGACACTCCCCGGCAGCCCTTCACTTCCCTGCTACCAGTAAACGCTGTGCCATCAACACCTTTGAAGCCGATCACTAGCATCACAACGGAGGAGATCATGACTCCCCAAACAATGCCTATCATGACTCCCAAAACACCTTCTACCGTGTCAATGCCAATGCAAGTGGCTAATACACCTGCCCCAGTTTTTGCTTATGAATTAGCATCAGGTGCAGCAGAGAGGACAGAAGACATAGAGTACTCCTTTGAAGAAAAAAGACTGGCGGTACTCCTTAAGGCATAG
- the LOC120258975 gene encoding uncharacterized protein LOC120258975 isoform X1, producing MPAIPSMALNEIHTAEKRYEVGREFGKQEAKQRQLRSILNKLTPANFEVLFEQVLDVALVDASVVPDFVSQIVGRAIGEPIYCEMYAELCYLIDGKLSVYYSSDNNIFTVKRLVLNECQKICERDFGVVDEETIKLSEDGRNYDKIKTHIHMLGSIQFIGELFKTTMIPLKIMHHIIQVLLEGYQNPDEKNIEALCLLMSTAGEMLDGKSEKLMDKYFCRMLELSANKKLSSRVRFKVMNAIDLRNNDWQERRKIERPTKIWEMHLACKRHTQYRPYGFTIISQTQLDYDSPVPCVQDVFEEGVLNRRYEHIGRTLSRSSPNDLIRSSHAKMLDPDNPDRLPFGYGSREHQLGPSDVVETQRKLVPSSRTPLVVLHKAERRYEVGRVFGREDAKQRKLRAILNKLTFQNLGKLLLEVREVNIEHIITLSGFVSQIFDKALLEPTYSEVYANFCSCLVNELPGFHRNDETVTFRRLLLTKCQEKFERRDRDQPPVKGGEGEGIDSKLYEVDSKVSEFQGCHQRLGNIQFIGELYRVRMLAEGIMLCCIQTLLNGHQSPNGEDIEALCKLISIIGDKIDHPRTKKRLDAYFVIMEQLSTSQKLSHRIRFMLMDVIDLRQNEWQRIRKTEKLQKTEDVHTIYRNGLNVIDLCSSDENDVNLDDHFVNNTCLDAKIPRKERMVEEDCYILEPDACQSLAADLEHKVALTDDSEEDVCIISEKGQVACRDYPHPRHLCAQYPFNLTNHENSCSQCYCYVCDERAPCEQWEGQLGHCHASDKEHKWIDLRAVFRIKRKI from the exons ATGCCAGCTATTCCATCAATGGCACTGAATGAGATCCATACAGCTGAGAAGAGATATGAAGTCGGGAGAGAGTTTGGAAAACAAGAGGCAAAGCAGAGGCAATTGAGATCCATACTTAACAAGCTCACACCTGCAAATTTTGAGGTTCTCTTTGAACAAGTGCTAGATGTCGCTTTGGTTGACGCTAGCGTTGTTCCTGATTTTGTCTCGCAGATTGTTGGAAGAGCTATTGGGGAACCAATTTACTGTGAAATGTATGCTGAGCTCTGCTACCTCATCGATGGTAAACTATCGGTTTATTATAGCAgcgataataatatatttactgTGAAAAGATTGGTCCTGAATGAATGTCAGAAGATATGTGAGAGAGATTTTGGGGTTGTAGATGAAGAAACGATTAAATTGTCTGAAGATGGAAGAAATTATGACAAGATCAAAACACATATTCATATGCTTGGAAGCATTCAATTCATTGGGGAACTCTTCAAAACGACAATGATTCCCTTGAAAATCATGCATCATATCATTCAGGTGTTGTTAGAAGGGTATCAGAATcctgatgaaaaaaatatagaagcTTTATGCTTGTTGATGAGTACTGCAGGCGAGATGCTAGATGGTAAGAGTGAAAAATTAATGGATAAATATTTTTGCAGGATGCTGGAGCTATCAGCAAACAAAAAACTATCTTCTCGTGTTAGATTCAAGGTGATGAATGCTATTGATCTTAGAAATAATGACTGGCAAGAAAGGAGGAAAATTGAGAGGCCAACAAAGATTTGGGAGATGCATTTAGCATGCAAGCGGCATACTCAATATCGTCCCTATGGTTTCACCATTATCTCTCAAACACAGCTTGACTATGACTCTCCAGTCCCTTGTGTTCAAGATGTTTTTGAAGAGGGAGTGCTCAATAGAAGGTACGAACACATTGGGCGCACGCTGTCTCGAAGCAGTCCCAATGATCTAATTAGATCCTCACATGCAAAGATGTTAGATCCTGACAATCCTGACAGACTACCTTTTGGATATGGATCAAGGGAACATCAATTAGGCCCTTCAGATGTTgtagaaacacaaagaaaattGGTTCCTTCTTCTCGGACACCTTTGGTTGTGTTGCACAAAGCTGAGAGGAGGTATGAAGTGGGTAGAGTGTTTGGCAGAGAAGATGCCAAACAAAGAAAGCTTAGGGCTATACTTAACAAGTTAACTTTCCAGAATCTTGGCAAACTCCTTTTAGAAGTCAGAGAGGTAAATATTGAACATATTATCACTCTTTCTGGTTTTGTCTCACAGATCTTTGACAAAGCTTTACTTGAACCAACTTACAGTGAGGTATATGCAAATTTCTGCTCCTGTCTTGTCAATGAACTTCCTGGTTTTCACAGGAATGATGAAACAGTTACTTTTAGAAGGTTGCTTCTAACCAAATGCCAAGAGAAATTTGAAAGAAGGGATAGAGATCAACCACCTGTGAAAGGAGGCGAGGGGGAAGGCATTGATAGTAAGTTATATGAAGTTGACTCAAAGGTATCAGAGTTCCAGGGATGCCACCAAAGACTGGGAAATATTCAGTTTATTGGAGAATTGTATAGAGTGCGGATGTTGGCAGAAGGGATAATGCTGTGTTGCATTCAGACCTTGTTGAATGGGCACCAGAGTCCTAATGGTGAAGATATTGAAGCCTTGTGCAAATTGATCAGCATTATTGGTGATAAGATAGACCATCCCAGAACGAAGAAACGTCTTGATGCATATTTTGTCATTATGGAACAGTTGTCCACTAGTCAAAAGTTATCTCATCGGATTAGATTTATGTTGATGGATGTGATTGACCTTAGACAAAATGAATGGCAAAGAATAAGGAAAACTGAAAAGCTGCAGAAAACTGAAGATGTGCATACAATATATAGAAACGGATTGAACGTGATAGACTTATGTTCTTCGGATGAGAATGATGTCAATTTGGATGATCACTTTGTTAATAACACATGCTTGGATGCCAAGATACCGAGGAAGGAGAGAATGGTCGAGGAGGATTGCTACATTTTGGAGCCAGATGCTTGTCAGTCACTGGCTGCTGATCTTGAGCACAAAGTTGCACTTACTGATGATTCAGAAGAAGATGTCTGTATTATTTCTGAAAAAGGCCAg GTTGCATGTAGAGATTACCCCCATCCCCGGCATCTTTGTGCACAATATCCCTTTAACTTGACAAATCATGAGAATTCTTGTTCTCAG TGTTATTGTTATGTTTGCGATGAACGAGCTCCCTGTGAACAGTGGGAAGGGCAACTCGGCCATTGCCATGCTTCTGACAAAGAACATAAGTGGATTGATCTGAGAGCTGTTTTCAgaattaaaaggaaaatttgA
- the LOC120258403 gene encoding vesicle transport protein GOT1-like: MVSFEMNDRKKIGLGLTGFGMFFSFLGIIFFFDKGLLAMGNILFVSGVMLTIGLKSTLQFFTKPKNYKGTISFGIGFLLVLMGWAVTGMILEAYGFIILFSGFWPTLSVFLQRIPIIGWLFQQPYVTSFFDRYRGKRVPV; encoded by the exons ATGGTTTCCTTTGAGATGAATGATCGGAAAA AGATTGGGCTGGGGCTAACTGggtttggcatgttcttctcatttttgggaatcattttcttctttgataaaGGTCTTCTGGCCATGGGCAAT ATTCTCTTTGTGTCAGGAGTGATGCTGACAATTGGACTGAAATCCACCTTGCAATTCTTCACTAAACCGAAGAACTACAAG GGGACAATCTCATTTGGAATTGGCTTTCTCTTGGTACTCATGGGATGGGCTGTCACCGGCATGATCTTGGAGGCTTATGGGTTTATCATACTCTTCAg TGGCTTTTGGCCTACACTTTCAGTCTTCTTGCAAAGGATTCCCATTATTGGATGGCTATTCCAACAACCTTATGTGACATCG TTCTTTGATAGATACAGAGGTAAACGTGTACCCGTATGA